TTCTTGTTTACATTTTTTGCAgaacattaatattaatattattacctTTGATGAATTATGTAGATTTAAAGATGATACTGGAATGATAAAACTTCCCTCTATGAACAAAGACAACTTATTTAAAGTCAAATATAACCTCGATGGCAAACAAGTACCCGAACAAAGAATCGAGGAAAGCCATCATTCGTTAAAGTCGAAAGTTCTCTCTCGAGTTTTCTCCGAAGATTACGAGAGGGTTCGGAAGAAAATCTTGGATCCTCGAGGGCGAACAATTCGAAAATGGAACAACATTTTCTTGATTGCATGTTTAGTTTCTTTATTTGTAGACCCTTTGTTCTTTTACTTGCCATCTGTTCGAACCAAAAACGTTTGCATCCATATCAGTGTCCCCCTTGAGATCAGTCTCACCATCGTGAGATCAATAGCCGATGTTTTTTACATGATTCAGATTTACATCAGGTTTCATACATCCTATGTGGCACCCTCTTCCCGTGTTTTCGGAAGAGGCGAACTCGTTATAGACTCTCACAAAATTGCCAAAAAGTACATCCAAGGTGGTTTCTGGATCGACCTCGTTGCAGCCCTACCTCTTCCtcaggtgtgtgtgtgtgtgtgtgtgtatatatatatgtttaatatttataGTTACTTCTAATAACATAAATATTATGCAACTTCTAATTGTTGTTTTTGTGGCTATGCAGATGCTAATCTGGCTGATTATACCGAGCTTAAGTGGTTCAACGATGGCTAACACGAAAAACGTTCTTcggttcattataatctttcaaTACCTTCCGAGACTCTATCTGATATTCCCTCTAACATCACAAATAGTCGAGGCTACAGGCCTTGTAACCGAAACCGCATGGGCTGGAGCTGCTTATAATCTGATGCTATACATGTTAGCAAGCCATGTACGATTGTAATCCTTTAAACAACCTTAACTAACAAAACATAATTCCAAACAGAAATTAATGTCGTAACATTGTTGTTGATGCAGGTCTTAGGAGCTTGTTGGTATGTTCTGTCTATAGAGCGACAAGAAGCCTGCTGGAGAAGCGTATGCCTTATTGAGGataaaagttgtgaggatagattctTTGACTGTGAAAGGTTTCATGATCCTAACAGAGAATCTTGGTTCAATTCAAGTAACGTCTCGGAAAAATGTTTTCCGACAAGCGGGCTTTACAAGTTTGGGATCTACGGCGAAGCTGTGACATCGGATGTTACTTCGGCTTTGTTCTTTAACAAGTACTTCTATTGTCTTTGGTTTGGGTTGAAGAATCTCAGGTGACTTTCTGTTTAATTGTGTTTGAACTTTGAATTATCCAACAAAAACGGTTAACTTGTAAAATTTACCGATGCTTTTGTACCTTAAATACATGTAGTTCTTTAGGACAAAACTTGGCGACGAGTACTTATGTTGGAGAAATCATTTTTGCGATCATAATAGCCACTGTGGGGCTAGTTCTCTTCGCGTTGTTGATCGGAAATATGCAGGTAAACGTAGTGTGAGTTACTAGATTTCATGATCCGGGCATCTGTTATGTgataactaactaactaactaactaactaactaactaactaactaactaactaactaactaactaactaactaactaactaactaactaactaacggTTTGAAATTGAATTAGACTTATCTTCAATCAACAACTGTTCGGTTAGAAGAATGGAGGATCCGGAGAACCGATACTGAACAGTGGATGCGCCACCGGCAGCTGCCACCAGAGCTCCGGGAATCTGTTCGGAGATACGATCAGTACAAATGGGTAGCGACTCGAGGGGTTGACGAAGAGTCTCTTCTCAAAGGTCTTCCTTTAGACCTTCGACGAGATATTAAACGACACCTTTGCTATGATCTAGTTCGACGAGTAAGTTTTTTCTTCGCAAATAAACATTATAATTTAAAAATCTATCATTGTTCAATATTGAGAATCACAGACTGACTGGTTGATGATCCAGGTTCCGTTGTTTGATCAAATGGATGAAAAGATGCTCGATGCAATCTGTGAGCGGCTAAAACCGTCCTTGTGTACACAAGGCACGTGTTTGGTTCGGGAGGGTGATCCGGTGAACGAAATGTTATTTATAATTCGAGGAAACCTCGACTCGTACACCACAAACGGAGGCCGGACTGGGTTTTTCAACACAATCCGGATCGGTCCAGGTGACTTTTGCGGGGAGGAGCTGCTGACGTGGGCCCTGGACCCACGAACAGGTGTCGTGATCCCATCGTCTACCCGAACAGTGAAAGCAATTTCCGAAGTCGAAGCTTTTGCGCTGATAGCAGAGGATCTGAAATTCGTGGCGTCACAATATCGAAGATTGCATAGTAAACAACTCAGGCATAAGTTCCGGTTTTACAGCCACCAGTGGCGGACATGGGCCGCTTGTTTTGTGCAAGCGGCATGGATGAGGTATAAACGGAGAAAAAGCGCTAGTGAACTTCGGGCTCGAGAGAGTTTTGCGAGCGTTGATTACGCGGGGGAAGCTAAACCCACGATGCATATCGGTGAAATGGTTGGACCCAAGACCGGGTTCGTTCATGGTCATGGTTCGAGTAAAAGTACAAGGAGGTCTGGGAACTTGTTGTCCGGGTCGAAAACATCTAGTGTTAGTTCATTACAGAAGCCAGCAGAACCTGATTTTTCTGTAGATGAAGAATGAATGAAAAATCAGAagaaaatatagttttttttttttttcttcatataGACAATTTCTAACAATCTATATTAAAAAGTTTTAAGGGATACTGTTAGGAAACTAATCATAAGAATTTTGAAGTCATTGGATGTAATCTTCTGgattataaacaaaaaaataaaaagtagttTATGAAGCTAGTGTTCTGTAAAATGTATATTACATACAATGTTCTGAATTTGTAAAATGAAAATGTAGTTACTTTTGTAAATCGGTATTTGTTACAAAAGTTGCTTGGGTTTGATTTTTGACTGTTTATTTTCACTGTTTAgaggttaaaattaaaaaaaaagtccGTAAACTTACATCACTTTTATATGGGCCAAACACCTAGATTAGGGGTAAATTATATTGGACTATTTATAGGTAATTATTGGACTACAAGAAATGGGCCGCCTAACATATACATGGGCCACTCTGGGTTTACAGTCTAATGGATCACGTGTAGCAGATCATGGGGCGACGTTTTCTAATCTATACCTTAATCCAATCTATATCTCTTTTTTCTATAGAACCTGAACCGCATAAAGTATTTGTATATGATTCATTGATAATCCAATGAGATAGTTGTATAGTAAGTTATGTaactatgagcaaaaagtaaatgTGCTTATAAGGTTATCGCAATTCTCAACATATTTTTTTGTTCTGAAATGAACG
Above is a window of Helianthus annuus cultivar XRQ/B chromosome 14, HanXRQr2.0-SUNRISE, whole genome shotgun sequence DNA encoding:
- the LOC110904285 gene encoding protein CNGC15b — translated: MLSGNSRSVRFKDDTGMIKLPSMNKDNLFKVKYNLDGKQVPEQRIEESHHSLKSKVLSRVFSEDYERVRKKILDPRGRTIRKWNNIFLIACLVSLFVDPLFFYLPSVRTKNVCIHISVPLEISLTIVRSIADVFYMIQIYIRFHTSYVAPSSRVFGRGELVIDSHKIAKKYIQGGFWIDLVAALPLPQMLIWLIIPSLSGSTMANTKNVLRFIIIFQYLPRLYLIFPLTSQIVEATGLVTETAWAGAAYNLMLYMLASHVLGACWYVLSIERQEACWRSVCLIEDKSCEDRFFDCERFHDPNRESWFNSSNVSEKCFPTSGLYKFGIYGEAVTSDVTSALFFNKYFYCLWFGLKNLSSLGQNLATSTYVGEIIFAIIIATVGLVLFALLIGNMQTYLQSTTVRLEEWRIRRTDTEQWMRHRQLPPELRESVRRYDQYKWVATRGVDEESLLKGLPLDLRRDIKRHLCYDLVRRVPLFDQMDEKMLDAICERLKPSLCTQGTCLVREGDPVNEMLFIIRGNLDSYTTNGGRTGFFNTIRIGPGDFCGEELLTWALDPRTGVVIPSSTRTVKAISEVEAFALIAEDLKFVASQYRRLHSKQLRHKFRFYSHQWRTWAACFVQAAWMRYKRRKSASELRARESFASVDYAGEAKPTMHIGEMVGPKTGFVHGHGSSKSTRRSGNLLSGSKTSSVSSLQKPAEPDFSVDEE